The proteins below are encoded in one region of Geobacter sp.:
- a CDS encoding DUF4391 family protein: MFIYPAKAAVNRPVPKNKLYANAKPSKSVKEKFVSQISEIIWKYKLAPETTNLAARDGFTEIQIFEIDLKEPELSTDVLAVIDKAIPYPIFFQLRYDDQVKGIAAFKRPAEDGSGTWVIEEYFETGWTDATIPATPLPVALDLKALYEQMLLTYIDLPPCNGESLAALVERIRQIRKYRRELKALEAKMNSEKQFNRKVELNAKVRSLQSQLTALTKS; the protein is encoded by the coding sequence ATGTTCATCTACCCGGCAAAAGCGGCGGTCAACCGGCCAGTACCAAAAAACAAGCTGTACGCCAATGCCAAACCGAGCAAATCGGTTAAGGAGAAGTTTGTCTCACAGATCAGCGAGATCATCTGGAAATACAAGCTAGCACCGGAAACCACGAACCTTGCTGCACGGGATGGCTTCACGGAAATTCAGATATTCGAGATTGACCTCAAGGAACCGGAACTCAGCACCGATGTTCTGGCAGTTATTGATAAAGCGATTCCTTACCCGATATTCTTTCAGTTGCGCTATGACGATCAGGTGAAGGGTATTGCGGCTTTTAAGCGACCTGCGGAAGATGGATCAGGAACGTGGGTAATAGAGGAATACTTTGAAACCGGTTGGACTGATGCCACGATACCAGCCACGCCTCTTCCGGTTGCTCTTGACCTGAAAGCACTGTATGAGCAGATGCTTCTTACCTATATTGACCTGCCGCCATGCAACGGGGAATCGCTGGCAGCTCTTGTCGAGCGGATCAGGCAGATTCGGAAGTATCGGCGGGAGCTGAAGGCACTTGAAGCAAAGATGAACAGCGAGAAGCAGTTTAACCGCAAGGTGGAGTTGAACGCCAAGGTGCGGAGCCTGCAATCGCAACTGACCGCATTGACGAAATCATAA
- a CDS encoding ATP-dependent helicase, with protein MQIIDNISSLLGDNLKETVKPNSKLKIAASCFSIYAYEALKKELEQIDSLQFVFTSPTFISEQITDKLGKEKREFFIPKLQRETSLYGSEFELRLKNELTQRAIAKECADWIRRKVQFKSNCANVPMQQYACVGNGQDHSVYMPLSGFTAVDLGYQRGNAVSNFVNKMTDPAMTTAYLQLFNQIWNDNQKVRDITDQVCEHIAAVYTENSPESIYFLILYNIFNEFLEDVSEDVMPNDLTGYQDSLIWKKLFNFQRDAAIGIINKLETFNGCILADSVGLGKTFTALAVMKYYELRNKSVLVLCPKKLADNWQNYNQNLVTNIFAKDRFNYDVLCHTDLQRSRGYSLGIRLDRINWGNYDLVVIDESHNFRNNDAYKDRETRYQRLMNKVIKEGVKTKVLMLSATPVNNRFNDLRNQLALAYEGESESLDKKLRTERDIDEIFRRAQGTFNVWAKLPPEDRTPEAILNALDFDFFEMLDSVTIARSRKHIQKFYDTKDIGPFPQRLKPISYHSPLTQRADVIGFNDIFNRLIALSMAVYAPFRYILASRLGKYEALYDTQVKGGISRLKQSDREKSLQALMTVNLLKRLESSVEAFRLTLQMLQEKHEATLTKIQKFKQTGIDDNFDDVAAAFENADEDEMDISGNGDDSIGGKVKVSLADMDLESWSFDLGNDLEILSELFGEMAKITPSDDAKLQTLKKTITRKQQEPINQGNRKVIIFTAFADTAGYLYDNLGPFIKEQFGLHTAKVTGSDSCKSTLKHSYDFQSLLTLFSPVSKEKSLILPKEPAEIDVLVGTDCISEGQNLQDCDYLINYDIHWNPVRIIQRFGRIDRIGSKNTCIQLVNFWPDISLDDYINLKNRVESRMVIADVTATGDDNVLSAEANDLAFRKEQLQRLQDEVIDLEDVKTGVSITDLGLNDFRMDLVNYVKTNGNLDKAPKGMHALIAADPEKGLLPGVIFVLRNTDNGINVNQMNRLHPYYLVYININGEVVINHTEVKRILDLLRSACKGKPEPIPELYGPFNQETRDGRKMETYSRLLEQAIHSMIDLKEEKDIDSLFSSGGTSALLNTISGLDDFELISFLVVRDNI; from the coding sequence ATGCAAATCATCGATAACATAAGCTCTCTGCTAGGCGACAATCTCAAAGAGACTGTAAAGCCGAATTCAAAGCTAAAGATCGCTGCGTCGTGCTTTTCGATATACGCTTATGAAGCCCTGAAAAAAGAACTGGAGCAGATTGATTCCCTCCAATTCGTATTCACTTCCCCTACCTTCATCTCCGAACAGATCACCGATAAACTGGGAAAAGAGAAGCGCGAATTTTTTATCCCGAAGTTGCAGAGGGAAACCAGCCTCTATGGGTCCGAATTTGAGCTGCGGCTTAAGAATGAGTTGACCCAGCGAGCCATAGCAAAGGAATGTGCTGATTGGATTAGGCGTAAGGTCCAGTTTAAATCCAATTGCGCCAATGTGCCGATGCAGCAGTACGCCTGCGTGGGTAATGGTCAGGATCATTCGGTCTACATGCCGCTGAGCGGCTTTACAGCTGTTGATCTCGGCTATCAGCGAGGCAATGCCGTATCAAATTTTGTCAACAAGATGACTGATCCGGCAATGACAACAGCTTACCTCCAACTTTTCAACCAGATTTGGAATGACAACCAGAAGGTGCGCGATATCACCGACCAGGTTTGTGAGCATATCGCGGCCGTCTATACTGAAAATTCGCCTGAATCGATTTATTTTCTGATCCTCTACAACATCTTCAATGAATTTCTCGAAGATGTCTCCGAAGATGTCATGCCCAATGACCTTACCGGCTATCAGGACAGCCTGATTTGGAAGAAGCTTTTCAACTTCCAGCGAGATGCTGCTATCGGGATCATTAACAAGCTGGAAACTTTCAATGGTTGCATTTTGGCTGACAGCGTTGGCCTGGGTAAGACTTTCACCGCCCTGGCAGTTATGAAATATTACGAGCTGCGTAACAAGTCCGTGCTGGTACTCTGTCCGAAGAAGCTTGCCGACAACTGGCAGAACTATAACCAAAATCTAGTAACGAACATCTTCGCCAAGGACCGCTTCAATTACGATGTCCTGTGCCATACCGACCTGCAACGCTCCCGTGGCTACTCACTGGGCATTCGGCTCGACCGAATCAACTGGGGCAATTATGACCTAGTGGTTATTGATGAATCTCACAACTTCCGTAACAACGACGCATATAAGGACCGAGAGACCCGTTACCAGAGATTGATGAACAAGGTTATCAAGGAAGGGGTCAAGACCAAGGTGCTGATGCTGTCGGCAACACCGGTCAACAACCGCTTCAATGACTTGCGTAACCAGCTTGCTCTTGCCTATGAGGGTGAGTCAGAAAGTCTTGATAAGAAGCTCCGTACCGAGCGCGATATTGACGAAATATTCCGACGTGCTCAGGGAACGTTCAACGTATGGGCTAAATTGCCACCTGAAGACCGTACTCCAGAAGCGATACTGAATGCCTTGGACTTTGATTTCTTCGAGATGCTGGACAGCGTAACCATTGCCCGCTCTCGCAAGCATATTCAGAAGTTTTACGATACCAAAGACATTGGGCCATTCCCGCAGCGTCTCAAACCGATTTCATATCACAGCCCCTTGACACAACGTGCCGATGTCATCGGGTTCAATGACATCTTCAATCGTCTGATTGCCTTGAGCATGGCGGTCTATGCGCCGTTTCGCTATATCTTGGCCAGTCGGCTTGGCAAATATGAAGCCCTATACGACACACAGGTAAAAGGTGGCATTTCCCGGCTTAAACAGAGTGACCGTGAAAAGAGTCTTCAGGCATTGATGACAGTGAACCTGCTGAAGCGGCTGGAAAGCTCGGTCGAAGCATTCCGGCTTACTTTACAGATGCTGCAGGAAAAGCATGAAGCCACACTGACCAAGATTCAGAAGTTCAAGCAGACCGGCATTGATGACAATTTTGATGATGTGGCAGCAGCGTTCGAAAATGCCGATGAAGACGAGATGGATATCTCCGGTAATGGTGATGACAGCATCGGCGGCAAAGTAAAAGTCAGCTTGGCTGATATGGATCTTGAATCGTGGAGCTTCGATCTTGGCAACGACTTGGAGATTCTGTCCGAACTGTTCGGTGAGATGGCAAAAATTACCCCGTCTGATGACGCCAAACTACAGACCCTGAAAAAAACCATTACACGGAAGCAGCAGGAACCGATCAATCAAGGCAACAGGAAGGTTATCATCTTTACTGCCTTTGCCGATACCGCCGGATATCTCTACGATAATCTGGGACCATTCATCAAAGAACAGTTTGGGCTGCACACCGCAAAAGTGACCGGCAGCGACAGTTGCAAGTCCACCCTCAAGCATAGTTACGATTTCCAGTCTTTGCTTACCCTGTTTTCTCCGGTCTCCAAGGAAAAGTCACTGATATTGCCGAAGGAACCGGCGGAGATCGATGTCTTGGTCGGTACTGACTGCATTTCCGAAGGCCAGAACCTTCAGGATTGCGACTATCTGATCAACTACGACATCCATTGGAATCCCGTGCGCATCATCCAACGGTTCGGACGTATTGATCGTATCGGATCAAAGAATACCTGTATTCAGCTGGTAAACTTCTGGCCGGACATCTCGCTTGATGACTACATCAACCTGAAGAACCGAGTTGAGAGTCGCATGGTGATTGCCGACGTTACCGCTACGGGAGACGATAACGTACTGAGTGCCGAGGCCAACGACCTGGCTTTCCGTAAAGAGCAGTTGCAACGCCTCCAGGATGAAGTGATTGACCTGGAGGATGTGAAGACCGGCGTCTCAATTACCGATCTTGGCCTGAATGACTTCCGCATGGATTTGGTTAATTACGTTAAGACAAATGGCAATCTGGACAAAGCACCCAAAGGGATGCACGCGCTCATTGCGGCTGATCCTGAAAAGGGACTTCTCCCTGGTGTCATATTCGTATTACGCAACACTGATAACGGCATCAACGTCAACCAGATGAACCGCCTTCACCCCTATTATCTGGTCTACATCAACATCAATGGTGAGGTTGTCATCAACCATACCGAAGTCAAACGGATACTCGACCTGCTCCGCTCTGCCTGCAAAGGCAAGCCGGAACCGATTCCCGAGCTGTATGGGCCGTTCAATCAGGAAACCCGCGATGGCAGGAAGATGGAGACCTATTCCCGGCTATTGGAGCAGGCGATTCACTCCATGATCGACCTGAAGGAAGAAAAGGACATAGATTCCCTATTCAGCAGTGGTGGTACTTCCGCACTCCTGAACACCATCAGCGGCCTTGATGATTTTGAGCTGATATCCTTCCTGGTGGTACGAGATAACATCTGA
- a CDS encoding DUF2726 domain-containing protein yields the protein MNLFVVVVVVLVIVALVAALKAKQAPQADGLAFESKGPLFSAAERSFLGVLEQALDSRYRVFGKVRLGDLVKPARGLSNSKRTTAQNKIQQKHVDFVVCSAADLAVVGVVELDDQSHARADRAGRDDFVDQALAGAMIPVVHIPAKKGYAIQEVRAKLVEEFKLAADSPAPVATEEAPAPEQPEPPVTAHDSLPQPEEVAPVCPKCAAVMVKRQAKNGPHAGKWFWACSQFPTCRQVAPIENK from the coding sequence ATGAACCTGTTTGTCGTAGTCGTGGTTGTTCTCGTTATCGTGGCTCTGGTTGCTGCTCTCAAGGCAAAGCAGGCTCCCCAGGCTGATGGGTTAGCCTTTGAGAGCAAGGGTCCCCTCTTTTCCGCGGCTGAGCGTTCGTTTCTCGGCGTGTTAGAACAGGCGCTTGACAGCCGTTACCGGGTTTTCGGCAAGGTGCGGCTGGGTGATCTCGTCAAGCCGGCCAGAGGGCTCTCCAACAGCAAGCGGACAACCGCCCAGAACAAGATTCAGCAAAAGCATGTGGATTTTGTGGTATGCTCGGCGGCGGATCTTGCCGTCGTCGGCGTAGTGGAGCTCGATGACCAGTCCCATGCACGGGCAGATCGGGCCGGGCGGGATGATTTTGTGGATCAGGCCTTGGCTGGGGCAATGATCCCGGTAGTACACATTCCGGCCAAGAAGGGGTATGCGATTCAGGAGGTCCGCGCGAAGCTGGTAGAGGAGTTCAAGCTTGCCGCTGATTCACCCGCGCCTGTAGCGACAGAAGAAGCGCCTGCCCCCGAACAGCCCGAACCACCAGTGACGGCGCATGATAGCCTCCCTCAACCAGAGGAGGTCGCCCCGGTCTGCCCAAAATGTGCCGCTGTAATGGTAAAGCGGCAGGCAAAGAACGGGCCGCATGCGGGGAAGTGGTTTTGGGCCTGTTCGCAGTTTCCCACGTGTCGGCAGGTGGCGCCAATAGAGAACAAATAA
- a CDS encoding mechanosensitive ion channel, translated as MFLLLVRSMVFLVMLQASAWALDAPAASPQRSGVTVTILNRPVAVFRAPLLGVPVEERAQRAEEALRRLLGSSQGGALRVSSQKIPQGYSIMIDGVLAFMLTPEDSDPLTRETPEQTVQQTVAALEQVVRETRESRDLSSLAKASGYALAATVVLILAIWGLNRARRWQTARLLRLVHRHAERLSVGGEAIIRKDRLLVLVQHGVTVAYWLMVLVLTYEWVGFTLGRFPYTRPWGTRLNQYLIDLVLKGGMAAIRMLPDLFVALLIFLLARFAVQLVSALFSRIEQGQFEVTWLDRDTARPTRRLVSVAIWLFAFVMAYPYLPGSGTEAFKGLSVLVGLMISLGASSLVGQAASGLILMYTRTIRQGEYVEIASHQGTVVELGLFTTRILTGLGEELTLPNSLILNNVSRNYSRTVKGNGYILDTTVTIGYDTPWRQVHAMLIEAAARTPGILKAPPPQVFQTALSDFYPEYRLVCQAIPSEPTSRAAVMNTLHANIQDVFNEYGVQIMSPHYRGDPAEPKVVPRERWAIPPATEETR; from the coding sequence ATGTTCCTGCTCCTGGTGCGAAGCATGGTTTTTCTCGTGATGCTGCAGGCTTCTGCCTGGGCTCTGGATGCACCTGCGGCTTCCCCGCAACGGTCGGGGGTGACGGTGACGATCCTCAACCGGCCGGTCGCCGTGTTCCGCGCTCCTTTGCTGGGAGTGCCGGTGGAGGAGCGGGCACAGCGGGCAGAAGAGGCGCTGCGGCGGCTTTTGGGCAGTTCACAGGGGGGCGCGCTCCGGGTTTCGAGCCAGAAGATCCCGCAGGGATATTCGATCATGATCGATGGCGTTCTGGCGTTCATGCTGACCCCTGAGGACAGCGATCCGCTGACTCGGGAGACGCCGGAGCAAACGGTGCAACAGACCGTTGCCGCCCTCGAACAGGTGGTACGGGAGACCCGCGAGTCACGGGATCTGTCGTCGCTGGCGAAGGCGTCCGGATACGCACTGGCGGCAACCGTTGTCCTGATCCTGGCGATTTGGGGGTTGAACCGTGCACGGAGGTGGCAGACAGCACGCCTGCTGCGGCTTGTACACCGCCATGCCGAGCGGCTTTCGGTGGGCGGAGAGGCGATCATCCGCAAGGACAGGCTTTTGGTGCTGGTCCAGCACGGGGTGACCGTCGCCTACTGGCTGATGGTGCTGGTACTGACGTACGAATGGGTCGGCTTTACGCTGGGGCGTTTCCCGTACACCCGTCCATGGGGGACGCGGCTGAACCAGTACCTGATCGATCTCGTGCTGAAAGGGGGCATGGCAGCGATCAGGATGCTCCCCGATCTGTTCGTCGCCCTGTTGATCTTCCTGCTGGCCCGATTTGCCGTGCAGCTGGTCAGTGCCCTGTTCAGCCGGATCGAGCAGGGGCAATTCGAGGTGACCTGGCTCGACCGGGATACCGCACGTCCGACCCGCCGGCTGGTTTCGGTGGCAATCTGGCTGTTCGCCTTTGTCATGGCCTATCCCTACCTCCCCGGTTCCGGTACCGAGGCATTCAAGGGGCTGTCGGTGCTGGTGGGGCTCATGATCTCGCTGGGGGCGTCGAGCCTGGTCGGGCAGGCTGCCAGCGGCCTTATCCTGATGTATACCCGTACCATCAGGCAGGGTGAATATGTCGAAATCGCCTCGCATCAAGGGACCGTCGTCGAACTGGGGCTCTTTACCACCCGGATCCTCACCGGCCTCGGAGAGGAACTGACGCTCCCCAACTCCCTGATCCTGAACAATGTCTCGCGAAACTATTCCCGGACGGTCAAAGGCAACGGGTATATCCTCGACACCACCGTTACCATCGGCTACGACACGCCCTGGCGTCAGGTGCATGCCATGCTGATCGAGGCGGCGGCCCGTACTCCGGGCATTCTGAAGGCTCCGCCGCCCCAGGTCTTCCAGACCGCCCTGTCCGACTTCTACCCGGAGTACCGGCTGGTCTGCCAGGCGATACCCAGCGAACCGACGTCGCGCGCTGCGGTCATGAACACCCTGCACGCCAATATCCAGGACGTCTTCAACGAATACGGCGTCCAGATCATGTCTCCCCATTACCGGGGCGACCCGGCAGAGCCGAAGGTGGTGCCCAGGGAACGCTGGGCGATTCCCCCTGCAACGGAGGAGACCAGGTAG
- the tadA gene encoding tRNA adenosine(34) deaminase TadA, with translation MKDDDYWMGLALQAARKAGLRNEVPIGAVIVRDGKVLGSGYNLRESHQDPAAHAELIAIRRAAQRTRNWRLTGATLYVTLEPCIMCMGASILARIDRLVYGCPDPKAGAAGTLYDLSCDSRLNHRFVVESGVRGAECAALLSDFFRELRQSKKKAGL, from the coding sequence ATGAAGGATGACGATTACTGGATGGGGTTGGCGCTGCAGGCGGCGCGCAAAGCGGGCTTACGCAACGAGGTCCCCATCGGCGCAGTCATCGTCCGGGACGGCAAGGTCCTCGGCTCCGGCTACAACCTCCGCGAGTCGCACCAGGACCCGGCAGCCCATGCCGAGCTGATCGCCATCCGCCGCGCCGCGCAGCGGACCCGCAACTGGCGGCTCACCGGCGCCACGCTCTATGTCACCCTGGAACCCTGCATCATGTGCATGGGCGCATCCATCCTGGCCCGCATCGACCGGCTGGTCTACGGTTGCCCCGATCCCAAGGCAGGTGCGGCAGGCACGCTCTACGACCTCTCCTGCGACAGCAGGCTGAATCACCGCTTCGTCGTCGAGAGCGGGGTCCGGGGCGCCGAATGCGCCGCACTGTTGAGCGACTTTTTCAGGGAGCTGCGCCAGAGCAAGAAGAAGGCGGGTTTGTAG
- a CDS encoding A/G-specific adenine glycosylase → MGDGTTTNDSGQLAAAFERDGMTEGVVCRFRQMIYDSGTGHLRSLPWRETRDPYRILVSEVMLQQTQVERVREKYGQFVGLFPDPASLAAASLPEVLAAWQGLGYNRRAKALHAAARLIMERWQGRVPGDQLALRSLPGLGPYTAAAVAVFAFNEPLPLIETNIRAVFIHLFFRDREGVTDREILPLVEATLDRTEPRRWFNALMDYGVMLKRAAGNPARRSAHHVRQSPFHGSNRQLRGRLLKCLLEGGSASEGELTARVERPQPEVRKALEQLAGEGFVREDGPCWRLAGS, encoded by the coding sequence ATGGGGGATGGGACGACGACAAACGACAGCGGGCAACTGGCTGCGGCCTTCGAACGGGATGGGATGACGGAGGGGGTCGTGTGCCGGTTCCGGCAGATGATCTACGACAGCGGCACAGGGCACCTGCGCAGCCTCCCCTGGCGGGAGACGCGCGATCCCTATCGCATCCTGGTTTCGGAGGTGATGCTGCAGCAGACCCAGGTGGAGCGGGTGAGGGAGAAATACGGGCAGTTCGTCGGCCTCTTTCCCGATCCGGCGAGCCTTGCCGCTGCCTCGCTGCCGGAGGTGCTCGCCGCCTGGCAGGGGCTGGGGTACAACCGCCGGGCCAAGGCGCTTCATGCGGCGGCCCGCCTGATTATGGAGCGCTGGCAGGGGAGGGTGCCGGGTGATCAGCTTGCGCTGCGCTCCCTGCCGGGGCTCGGTCCCTATACCGCTGCCGCCGTGGCGGTGTTCGCCTTCAACGAGCCGCTGCCGCTGATCGAGACCAATATCCGCGCGGTCTTCATTCATCTCTTCTTCCGGGACCGCGAGGGGGTGACCGACCGGGAGATCCTGCCGCTGGTGGAGGCGACCCTGGACCGCACGGAGCCGCGGCGCTGGTTCAATGCCCTGATGGACTACGGCGTCATGCTCAAGCGGGCCGCAGGGAACCCGGCCCGCAGGAGCGCGCACCACGTGCGGCAGTCCCCGTTCCATGGTTCGAACCGTCAGCTGCGCGGCCGGCTGCTGAAATGCCTGCTGGAGGGGGGGAGCGCCAGCGAGGGTGAGCTGACCGCCAGGGTCGAGCGGCCGCAGCCCGAGGTCCGGAAGGCGCTGGAACAGCTGGCAGGCGAGGGATTCGTCCGGGAGGACGGGCCCTGCTGGCGTCTTGCCGGGTCGTGA
- a CDS encoding HAD-IA family hydrolase — MTQKRQHILARPCWVFDLDGTLTVPVHDFAAIRAELGIPAGDDILAHLAEQEQERADWMQQQLARIENSLADKTEAASGATPLIRLLAERGARLGILTRNTRETALSTLDKIGLAGHFHQAAIIGREESLPKPDPEGIQRLAALWGALPEQMVMVGDYLYDLQCGRAAGTATIHVDPAGRFRWPELADLCVRSLVELAERLAAR, encoded by the coding sequence ATGACACAGAAACGACAGCACATACTCGCCCGCCCCTGCTGGGTGTTCGACCTGGACGGAACCCTCACCGTGCCGGTCCACGACTTTGCCGCCATCCGGGCCGAACTGGGCATCCCGGCCGGAGACGACATCCTGGCCCATCTGGCAGAGCAGGAACAGGAGCGGGCAGACTGGATGCAGCAGCAACTGGCGCGCATCGAGAACTCCCTTGCCGACAAGACCGAAGCCGCTTCGGGGGCGACGCCGCTCATCCGGCTCCTTGCCGAACGGGGCGCCCGGCTCGGCATCCTCACCCGCAACACCAGGGAGACCGCCCTCTCCACCCTGGACAAGATCGGGCTGGCCGGCCATTTCCATCAGGCAGCCATCATCGGCCGCGAAGAGAGCCTGCCCAAGCCGGACCCGGAGGGGATCCAGAGGCTTGCCGCGCTGTGGGGGGCGCTGCCGGAGCAGATGGTCATGGTCGGCGACTATCTGTACGACCTCCAGTGCGGACGGGCAGCAGGGACGGCCACCATCCATGTGGACCCTGCCGGCCGGTTCCGCTGGCCCGAACTGGCCGACCTCTGTGTCAGATCGCTTGTCGAACTGGCCGAACGGCTCGCTGCCCGCTGA
- a CDS encoding sterol desaturase family protein: MQNEGMIRLSIFCAVLAAVAAWELLAPRRQLTVAKGKRWFANLSLVAIDTAVVRLAFPLMPVEVALLAQQRGWGALNQTSLPPLLELALAVIVLDFIIYLQHVLFHFLPILWRFHRMHHTDLDLDVTSGNRFHPVEIVISLGIKLAAVVLLGASPLAVLVFEVVLNATAMFSHGNISLPLGLDRWLRLLMVTPDMHRVHHSVVVRETNSNFGFNLPWWDRLCGTYRPQPEAGQLGMTIGLKEYRDPLRLTLPRLLVQPFVKNKP, translated from the coding sequence ATGCAGAATGAGGGAATGATCCGGCTCTCCATCTTTTGCGCCGTTCTGGCCGCGGTTGCCGCCTGGGAACTGCTCGCGCCCCGGCGGCAGCTGACCGTTGCCAAGGGAAAGCGCTGGTTTGCCAATCTCTCCCTGGTCGCCATCGACACCGCGGTCGTCCGCCTGGCCTTCCCGCTCATGCCGGTCGAGGTGGCCCTTCTGGCGCAACAGCGCGGCTGGGGGGCGCTCAACCAGACCTCGCTGCCGCCGCTCCTGGAGCTCGCCCTCGCCGTTATCGTCCTCGATTTCATCATCTACCTGCAGCATGTGCTGTTCCATTTTCTCCCCATACTCTGGCGCTTCCACCGGATGCACCACACCGACCTGGACCTGGACGTCACCAGCGGCAACCGTTTTCATCCGGTGGAGATCGTCATCTCCCTGGGGATCAAGCTCGCCGCCGTGGTGCTCCTGGGGGCATCACCCCTGGCGGTGCTCGTCTTCGAGGTGGTCCTGAACGCGACGGCGATGTTCAGCCACGGCAATATCTCCCTGCCGCTCGGCCTGGACCGCTGGCTCAGGTTGCTGATGGTGACGCCGGACATGCACCGGGTCCACCATTCGGTCGTCGTGCGCGAGACCAACAGCAACTTCGGTTTCAATCTCCCCTGGTGGGACCGCCTCTGCGGCACCTATCGCCCCCAGCCCGAAGCGGGCCAGCTCGGCATGACCATCGGCCTGAAAGAGTACCGCGACCCCCTCCGGCTCACCCTGCCCCGTCTCCTGGTCCAGCCATTCGTAAAAAATAAGCCATAA
- a CDS encoding TetR family transcriptional regulator, whose protein sequence is MLPKKKTQVRKEEIVQAALAVIGERGVGGTTIAAIAEKAGMSEANIYRHFSGKREIFIALTEFIGNNIMKRAATIAAGSGSPLAKLQKIFTFHLALIAQNPGMPRFIFSEDIQIGDRELSQSLFLRMSGYVETLAGIIAAGVAEGEFTAGVAPRETALTLLGMLSFTALRWNMSNAAFDIREDGERLLHNFLQLLRGTHADNM, encoded by the coding sequence ATGCTGCCGAAAAAGAAGACGCAGGTCAGAAAAGAAGAGATCGTCCAGGCGGCCCTGGCCGTCATCGGCGAGCGGGGGGTGGGGGGCACGACCATTGCCGCCATTGCCGAGAAGGCCGGGATGAGCGAGGCCAACATCTACCGGCACTTCTCCGGCAAGAGGGAGATCTTTATCGCCCTGACCGAATTCATCGGCAACAACATCATGAAAAGGGCCGCAACCATCGCTGCCGGCAGCGGCAGCCCCCTGGCCAAGCTGCAGAAGATCTTCACCTTCCATCTCGCCCTGATCGCCCAGAACCCCGGCATGCCCCGCTTCATCTTTTCCGAGGATATCCAGATCGGCGACCGCGAGCTGTCCCAGTCCCTGTTCCTTCGCATGAGCGGCTACGTGGAGACGCTGGCCGGGATCATCGCGGCCGGCGTGGCTGAAGGGGAGTTCACAGCCGGCGTGGCCCCGCGGGAGACCGCGCTGACACTGCTCGGGATGCTGAGTTTTACGGCTCTTCGCTGGAACATGAGCAATGCCGCCTTCGATATCCGGGAGGATGGGGAGCGGCTGTTGCACAATTTCCTGCAGCTGCTGCGGGGCACACATGCGGATAATATGTGA